From the genome of Pseudomonas sp. gcc21, one region includes:
- a CDS encoding MaoC family dehydratase, whose product MTAVPVSELKSYIGKNLGHSDWLQIDQERVNQFAECTGDHQFIHIDEEKAKQTPFGGTIAHGFLSLSLLPVLSSQISLRPEGLKMAVNYGLDSLRFIQPVRVGSRVRLHSEVLDVTEKKPGQWLVKARSTLEIEGVDKPAFIAEGLSLYFV is encoded by the coding sequence ATGACCGCCGTACCCGTTTCCGAACTGAAATCCTACATTGGCAAGAATCTGGGCCATTCCGACTGGCTGCAGATCGATCAGGAGCGCGTGAACCAGTTCGCCGAATGTACCGGCGATCATCAGTTCATCCATATTGACGAAGAAAAAGCCAAACAGACGCCCTTCGGCGGGACCATCGCGCACGGCTTCCTGTCACTTTCATTGCTGCCCGTTCTGTCATCCCAGATATCGCTGCGCCCTGAAGGGCTGAAGATGGCAGTCAACTATGGCCTCGATAGCCTGCGGTTTATCCAGCCGGTACGGGTTGGCTCGCGGGTGCGGCTGCACAGCGAAGTCCTGGACGTCACCGAGAAAAAGCCTGGTCAGTGGCTGGTGAAAGCCCGCTCGACATTGGAAATCGAAGGCGTCGACAAGCCAGCCTTTATCGCTGAAGGCTTGA